The following proteins come from a genomic window of Achromobacter deleyi:
- a CDS encoding metal ABC transporter permease: MLDWLTEPFGYGYMINAIWVSAVVGALCGFLSAYLMLKGWSLVGDALAHAIVPGVAGAYLLGLSFSAGAFVSGLLAAGAMLLLNQRTRLKEDVVIGVVFSAFFGLGLFMVSLSTASVSIQTIILGNILAITPADTVQLLAIGGVSLLVLLLRWKALMITLFDAHHARSVGIDPALTKGLFFVLLAACTVAAMQTVGGLLVVAMVITPGATAYLLTDRFGRLLAISVALGAASSGVGAYLSYFLDGATGGVIVVLQALAFLLALVCAPKHGLLAARRRIKAARADA; encoded by the coding sequence ATGCTTGACTGGCTCACCGAACCGTTCGGCTACGGCTACATGATCAACGCCATCTGGGTGTCCGCGGTCGTCGGGGCGCTCTGCGGCTTCCTGTCCGCCTACCTCATGCTCAAGGGCTGGTCGCTGGTCGGCGACGCGCTGGCGCATGCCATCGTGCCGGGCGTGGCGGGCGCCTACCTGCTCGGCCTGTCCTTCTCGGCGGGCGCGTTTGTCTCGGGGTTGCTGGCCGCCGGCGCCATGCTGCTGCTGAACCAGCGCACCCGGCTGAAAGAGGACGTCGTCATCGGCGTCGTGTTCTCCGCCTTCTTCGGCCTGGGCTTGTTCATGGTCTCGCTGTCCACGGCATCGGTCAGCATCCAGACCATCATCCTGGGCAACATCCTGGCGATCACCCCGGCCGACACGGTACAACTGCTGGCCATCGGCGGCGTGTCGCTGCTGGTGCTGCTGTTGCGCTGGAAGGCCCTGATGATCACGCTCTTCGACGCGCATCATGCGCGCTCGGTGGGCATCGATCCCGCGCTCACCAAGGGGTTGTTCTTCGTCCTGCTGGCGGCCTGCACGGTCGCGGCCATGCAGACGGTAGGAGGGCTGCTGGTGGTGGCCATGGTCATCACGCCCGGCGCCACCGCCTACCTGCTGACGGACCGGTTCGGCCGCCTGCTGGCCATCAGCGTCGCGCTGGGCGCGGCCAGCAGCGGCGTCGGGGCCTACCTGAGCTACTTCCTGGATGGCGCCACCGGCGGGGTCATCGTGGTGCTGCAGGCCCTGGCGTTCCTGCTCGCCCTTGTCTGCGCGCCCAAGCACGGGTTGCTGGCCGCGCGCCGGCGCATCAAGGCGGCGAGGGCCGACGCATGA
- a CDS encoding metal ABC transporter permease: MTILESLFLPLQFDFMREALLIAVVVAVPTAILSCLLVLKGLALMGDAISHAVLPGVVLAYVAGIPLEIGAVVAGLVCALGTGFIRAHSRLKQDTIMGVVFSSLFGLGVVLHVAVKSDLHLNHILFGDLLGANPRDLLQSGVIALLVVAVIGLKWRDFLLHAFDPGQARVVGLPVRGLHYGLLILLSLTVVGALKAVGIILVIGLLIGPGAIAFLLTRRFSAMLWVAVAVSLAACLAGTYLSFFLDSAPAPTIVVVLAAVFILALIGTRGQGARGGHQPHPG; encoded by the coding sequence ATGACTATCCTGGAATCCCTTTTCCTGCCGCTGCAGTTCGATTTCATGCGCGAGGCCCTGCTGATCGCCGTCGTGGTGGCGGTGCCGACGGCGATCCTCTCGTGCCTGCTGGTCCTGAAGGGCCTGGCGCTGATGGGCGATGCCATTTCCCACGCGGTGCTGCCGGGCGTGGTGCTCGCCTACGTCGCCGGGATTCCGCTGGAGATCGGCGCGGTCGTGGCCGGCCTGGTCTGCGCCCTGGGGACCGGCTTCATCCGGGCGCACAGCCGCCTCAAGCAGGACACGATCATGGGCGTGGTGTTCTCGAGCCTGTTCGGGCTGGGGGTGGTGCTGCACGTCGCGGTCAAATCCGATCTGCACCTGAACCACATCCTGTTTGGCGACCTGCTGGGCGCGAACCCGCGCGATCTGCTCCAGAGCGGTGTCATCGCGCTGCTGGTGGTCGCCGTCATCGGCCTGAAGTGGCGCGACTTCCTGCTGCACGCGTTCGATCCCGGGCAGGCGCGCGTGGTCGGGCTGCCCGTCCGCGGCTTGCACTACGGCCTGTTGATCCTGCTTTCGCTGACCGTCGTGGGCGCGCTCAAGGCGGTCGGCATCATCCTGGTGATCGGGCTGCTGATCGGCCCGGGCGCGATCGCCTTCCTGCTCACGCGGCGTTTCAGCGCCATGCTGTGGGTCGCGGTCGCCGTGTCGCTCGCGGCCTGCCTGGCCGGGACCTACCTCAGCTTCTTCCTCGACAGCGCGCCGGCCCCGACCATCGTCGTGGTGTTGGCCGCCGTGTTCATCCTGGCGCTGATCGGCACCCGCGGGCAAGGCGCGCGGGGCGGGCATCAGCCGCATCCGGGTTGA
- a CDS encoding dihydrofolate reductase family protein, with translation MRKLIVSLFTSLDGVVQAPGGPNEDPSGGFRLGGWTVPYADDAIGRHVRDLMAAPFELLLGRRTYDIFAGYWPHVPAGSGSRPLTDRLNSAPKHVATHRPDGLSWQGSRALSGDLAEAVRALKRQGGADLLTFGSGDMVRQLLAADLVDDLSLLVYPVMLGTGKRVFGDDAQARAFTLERVDATPGGVLVSRYLRGGEVRTGSFEDGE, from the coding sequence ATGCGCAAACTCATCGTTTCCCTCTTCACCAGCCTGGACGGCGTGGTGCAGGCCCCCGGCGGGCCGAATGAAGACCCGTCCGGCGGCTTCCGGCTGGGCGGCTGGACCGTGCCCTATGCCGACGACGCCATCGGCAGGCACGTGCGCGACCTGATGGCGGCGCCGTTCGAACTGCTGCTGGGCCGGCGCACCTACGACATCTTCGCGGGCTACTGGCCCCACGTGCCGGCCGGCTCGGGCAGCCGCCCGCTGACGGACCGCCTGAACAGCGCGCCCAAGCACGTGGCCACGCACCGGCCCGACGGCCTGTCCTGGCAGGGCAGCCGGGCGCTGTCCGGCGACCTGGCCGAGGCGGTGCGCGCGCTCAAGCGCCAGGGCGGGGCGGATCTGCTGACGTTCGGCAGCGGCGACATGGTGCGCCAGCTGCTGGCGGCGGATCTGGTGGACGATCTGTCCCTGTTGGTCTATCCGGTCATGCTGGGGACCGGCAAGCGCGTGTTCGGCGACGATGCGCAGGCGCGCGCCTTCACGCTGGAGCGGGTCGACGCCACGCCGGGCGGCGTGCTGGTCAGCCGCTATCTGCGCGGCGGCGAGGTGCGCACGGGGTCGTTCGAAGACGGCGAATGA
- a CDS encoding AraC family transcriptional regulator, whose translation MAISRQTKKSAVPPPPPVSGDPLACDGPQADDPQARVRQRTVALLQALAPDEGYNLTALPDVRLLRSNRPLKSVPVLYDPGIVIVCQGRKRGHFGGATYLYDARHCLVVSVPVPFTMETDASEQEPLLAVYMHLDFKLAADLMLQIDQLGGVAAAEPKGMMSSPMSPRLSESVLRFLEAMSRPMEARILGPSLVREIYFQILTGDQGPSMRAALSMQGHFGKVTRALRRIHAAYPQDLDVDQLAREAGMSVPAFHVHFKAVTQTSPMQYLKSTRLHQARLLMVRNGLTAAAASAAVGYDSPSQFSREFKRVFGRSPVEEVKRMKAEFAVPPAFAASSYVSSH comes from the coding sequence ATGGCAATTTCCAGGCAGACCAAGAAAAGTGCCGTCCCCCCGCCGCCGCCGGTTTCCGGTGATCCCCTGGCTTGCGATGGCCCGCAGGCGGACGATCCGCAGGCGCGGGTGCGCCAGCGCACGGTCGCCCTGCTGCAGGCGCTGGCGCCCGACGAGGGCTACAACCTGACGGCGCTGCCGGACGTGCGCCTGCTGCGCTCGAACCGACCGCTGAAGTCCGTGCCGGTGCTGTACGACCCCGGCATCGTGATCGTGTGCCAGGGCCGCAAGCGCGGCCACTTCGGCGGCGCCACCTATCTTTACGATGCGCGCCACTGCCTGGTGGTCTCGGTGCCCGTGCCCTTCACGATGGAAACCGACGCCAGCGAGCAGGAGCCGCTCTTGGCCGTCTACATGCACCTGGATTTCAAGCTGGCGGCCGATCTGATGCTGCAGATCGACCAGCTGGGCGGCGTCGCGGCGGCCGAGCCCAAGGGCATGATGTCCAGCCCGATGAGTCCGCGCCTGTCCGAGTCGGTGCTGCGGTTCCTCGAGGCGATGAGCCGCCCGATGGAAGCGCGGATCCTTGGCCCGTCGCTGGTGCGCGAGATCTACTTCCAGATCCTGACCGGCGACCAGGGCCCGTCGATGCGCGCGGCCCTGTCCATGCAGGGGCATTTCGGCAAGGTGACGCGGGCGCTGCGGCGCATCCATGCGGCCTACCCGCAGGACCTGGACGTCGACCAGCTGGCGCGCGAGGCCGGCATGAGCGTGCCGGCGTTCCACGTGCACTTCAAGGCGGTCACGCAGACCTCGCCGATGCAGTACCTGAAGTCCACCCGCCTGCACCAGGCGCGGCTGCTGATGGTGCGCAACGGGCTCACCGCCGCGGCGGCCAGCGCGGCGGTCGGCTACGACAGCCCGTCGCAGTTCAGCCGCGAGTTCAAGCGCGTCTTCGGCCGCAGCCCGGTCGAGGAAGTGAAGCGCATGAAGGCCGAGTTCGCCGTGCCGCCGGCCTTCGCCGCGTCGAGCTACGTGTCATCGCACTGA